The stretch of DNA CAATCGCGTGCCATCGTTCAGATCTCAACCTGCTTCCGTTATCTTCTACGGCGGACACGTTCGAGGGTGACCTCAACGTATCGCTAATACTCCGGGATCCTCCTGTCCTGTCCATGGCACTTGTTGCCCACCCTGATGTGGACCAAGCGCATCGAGCGGAGGACCCAGTGATCCGGATGCGCGGGGAACACCCAACCCGATGGCCGACGGTGGTCGCAGCAGACGGGGACAGAATACTGGTGCAGATCCCTGGCGGAGGCAATGCCCGTCTTCTTGTGTTGACAGCTTATGCGGGGTATGCCTCGCTATACTCCCTGCCACCCTGTGATCCATCCCGTCCCGTGGCTGGACCGGAGACTGGCTTGATCTCCCGTGGCGACGAGTACGCTGTGGCTTACATGGAACCGCCACATAAGAGCCACCCCAGCATCGGCTTCGAGGACCTGGTGGTGGTCAGAGTTTTCCATTCGACAGCTGGGGAATGGGAGCCGAAGACCCTGCCATGGCCCTCCCGTGGCGAGCTGGACGATGCTTTCGCATGGCTATTCGATTCTTGTCTGGCTATGCAGGATGGCCTTCTCTGGGTTGATTACAGACATGGCTGCCTCTTGCAGTACGATGTGTTCAGTGACGACGCTACAATGCACAGGATAGAGCTTCCTCCCATGGCACCTGGTACAGATTTAGATGCTTGGAAGATGAGAAGCATGACTGTCACTGCAGGAGACAGGGTCAAGCTTGTCCACGTCCAGAGGATGACTGATATGACCTGTGAGATCTCAGTATGGCTGCTTGACAACTACGGGTACACGTGGTCAAGGGAGAAATTATTGAGTATGAACTTTGGGCCGGAAGTTCCATGTTTTCCGATTCTTGGAGGGGGGGATGCTCAAATGCTCTGTTTGGCAGTCCCGCATGGACAAGGTGTCACCCATATTTATGCAGTTAAACTGGATGACGCAACACTTCTTGGGCGACATAAATATGATGGGATTGTATGGAATCTTGGCTGGAATACTCCCTACCTCAGCAGTGAGATTGCTGGGCATATTGCCGACACACCAGGTATTGCAGTTGCATATGCTCCATTGCATTGTGCTGTATAATAAATCTTGCTACCAACGCTTCCTCTTGTTTGCAGTTCCACATCCTGTTCATCATGGACCTGATGCATACCAGTTTGTGAGGTTGGACCCTGGGGCCTCGCGAACAAAGGCCAAGATTGACTAAGCCACCAAGGTATCATTTTCGTTTGTAGCAAGATCTGTGATTGCCTTAAGATGCACTTTTGGACGACTGCCATTTTATTCAACATCTTGCTTGCGCAATACCTTTTGTTTATGTTTTATTTGCTTGCTCTATGGATGGATGCTTACTTTTAAAAATAGGCTGGCTGAGATTATTTGGCTGTTTGTGCAGACAGGCTCATTTGAGTTGCTTgcttatttggtaattatttaGGCAAGTTAATGGATTTAAAAAATATGAACTTACTGCTTGTTCACAACTCAGATGTTTCATGTTGCTTAAATTTTTGGTTGTCCAATGTCAACAGTATGCCGAATTGCCAATGATAGTTTAGGcaagttactccctccgttccaaattattagtcgttttggcttttctagatacatcaattttgctatgcatctagatgcatagcaaaaattatgcgcctagaaaatccaaaacgactaatagtttgggatggagggagtatttggtaattatttaGGCAACTTCTTGTCTCATGATCCACTTGTCATTTGTGTGGAGGATAGTTTACATTCTTTAGGAACCTAGTTTTCTCATATGGATAAATTTGTTTAATCACTGTTTGCAGCATCTCGCTGTTCCTTTTTTACAATCAAGTTTTTCGGTGCTAGATGCTCGTTTTGCTTCTTTCTTTGTCGATGTATGATGAAAATAGCAATCTTCGTCAAAGCATTGATATGCTGAAGCTCAGTTTATCTGCCATTTTCATTGAATTTATCTTAATTACAGTAGTTGGTATTTCCCCGAATGGTCCTCCTGAAAATTCCAACTAGGCTACACTTTGGGGTAAAAGTAGCTTCTAGCCTTTTGGCAAGTTCTTCCTCTGAGTTTTCATGATATGATCCAAATAGGTGACTTTCTGAAAAAGTTGCTTCTAGCCTTTTGCCGGACCTGCCTAGTTTCTACACATTGGCAATTCATGCCAATTAAGGCTCAACTGTCAATACTGTTCTGTTCATAAATCTCAATAGAGATTTAAACCTGGCTGCTCCTATTAAAGAGCATGAGTAACTGTTCCAAGTGTAGTGAGGCGGGGTTGGATAATCTTATGCGCTCAGGTTtactatttcttttttctttgagTATCACGGTGACATTCTTGGCATTGGATCATTGAGATAAGCTTTTTGGATTTAAGGCTACAAAGCTGACATGGCTACACCATTGGGGACTCGGGTAAAACGAACATTAGGAACAACTGCAGCCATGCATTCCTGGTTTGATATTCTGATAAGCTTTAGGTCTCAGAATTAGTATTTTATATTGATCACTGTGGCAGGATGCTAATAGTCATAAGTCAATCAGGGAAAAAAAAGTTGCCATGCATCATTTCTGGTTTGGCATTTTATAGATCCGACAAAGGGTGCATAAATAGATTTGATATTTGATCTGGTCAAGTGCCCAAGACGTTTTCCTACATTTTTTATCACTGCAAAGTTATCATAGTAAAAACATGTAATGCACTGTTTATGAGGTCAATTTGTAAAGATGCTGCAACAAGATAATGCTGAAATGTCGTATTGTCTCCTTTTAAGCATAGTTGTCCATTGAGGAATTCAGTAGCATGTTATTTCAGTCATTATGTaacccacccccacccccctaATGATGTCAGTTGTTTAGTGGATTGATCTGGAACAATTTTCTAGAAGTTGAGCTTCTAATAAGTGTACAACATTTTGCTTTCTCTCCTGTGGTTCTATTTGTTGGAACAAACATTTCTGTCAATGTTTGACCTATTCATATTCTAATTGATTTGGATCTTCTGTTCAAATGTTGAAACCTAACCACTGATGTAATTGCAAATGctgaaggttttttttttcttttttgatgtgCAGGTGTTGAAGATGAAGGCACTACAACTGCTGCAGCCTGCTACTGAATTGGCCAGCCCAAGACTATTGCTTTTTTGCCACTAGCAAATTGCACCATGATGTAATGATGATCAACTGCATGCTCTGCCATTGGCGTGTTGCCGGCAGCAGTGAAACTTTCAACCCACCCATATACACTTGTTGCCAGCGAGGTGGTTTCAAATGGTGGTAACCCCAAGATGTGGTGGTTAATGTGTTTCCTTAGGAATTAGCAATACAAAGATTTGACTTGTTCTGTGGTTTGCAACCTCACTCTTGAAAAGTTGCAAAGAATTTGCTCTTCTGATGTCAGATCTGGGATCTTCTAGTATGCATCATGGAAACTGGTAGGCTTTTTAGTTCTCACAATCCCACAAATGGAAATGGCAACCTGGCATTTAAAACGTACATTCAGGTCCTCTGTGTATACGGATATCAAAATAAGTGAGGCTCACGAATTTAATGTCATGTCAAATATcaaaatttctctttttttttgttctccaTTGCGGGATATGCATGCACGTTGTCTATATATGCTGATCGTTCCATTGCATGTGCGACATCATTCTGCGTCTGTGAGAATCATCTATACTTTGGGCATCTGTACTAGCAGGTTGCACCAGTGCATCCAGTCGATCTTCTACATGGATAGTTATGATGGTCATCCACAATGTGATGGCTACTCTAGGTCTCTCATTAACGTGTGATCAACGTACAAAGATTTAAACATCGCAGCTCACAGAGCTGATTTACCATAAAACTCATTACTGCAAGCAAAAATTGATtgtcatgaaaacaaaacagACTTCTGGACTGCCAGTGACATTCTACATCTGATAATAAGAACAACGATGTGCCACGCAAACAGCGCCCAGGCACAAGAAATGTAATCAGCATAAACTCACCAAATGTTATTTGTATTTAGCAAAACCCTAAGCACCACAAGGCCCATACAGACAGTTTGTGACATCAAAAGGATCCCGGTTCGAAAGTGCAACCGCTAATACCCTAAGTACCGCAAGGCCCAGACAGACAGTATGTGACATCAAAAGGATTCCTGATAGAAAGTGCAAACCCTCTCTTGTAGCACCATGGAGTACCCTCCTCAAACTGAGCAACCAGTAACACCCCACTACAAGAGTCACTAGCGAAAGGAATACTCTCGAGTTGTTTGATCATGGCAGGTTTGAAAGGGTGGCTCGTGAAAACCACAATCGAATTCAGAACATTTCCATGACGGGCGATGAACTTGAGAAACTCCATCTCCATGACCGTCCCTTGGAAGCCGTGCAGCACCAGTTCCTTCAGACTCACCTTCACGCATTTCATTGCATTTGTTGTTCTCCAGAACTGCTGATGAAGCTTTGGAGAAGCTCCCCTGAAATGATCTTTTACATTCTTCTCACACTGCATATTGAATTAATCATGTCAACATACTTTCAAGAAGCAGACACACAAATCGTGTATAATAATAATCAACAAAACTTTGATAAGCAGTCACATGGGTTGTAGAATTCAGGTCAACCTTACCTGGACAATCAATGTATCGATATTAGGAAAACATCGCAACAGCACGGGCAGCTTCTTAGCTTCGCGGCTTGCTCCAAGTCGCACCTGAACAGCGAGAATCTGCAGGCTCGGGACAGTTGCCTCACCACCAACCTGTAGGCACATTCCATTAAACAATCAAGCAAAGTACTTGAGGCAGAAAAACACAGAACAAAACAACTTTTACCACCTCGATTAAGGTGTCACCAATCTGTAATTCGTGCATCCCTGGCACCAAGAACCCCAGAGACTGGAGGTTAGGAGAATGACCAATCTTTATCCTGCAGCGCATGTTGGCGAGACAACCAGGCCCCCAAGCTTCCCAAAGCAAGAGCCTCTTCAGGCTCACGGCATCTGAGATGACGATCTCAGGCACGACGGCCGAACAGACTTGAACACAGATAAGGCTGCGACTCTCGATGCGGAGGTACACAGGATGTCTGCTTCCAACGATCACAAGCTTCTCGAGAACGGGGCACTTCTCAATGAGGAAAGCGATGTCCCGTTGCTCCATGAGGAGAGCACACAGGCCCAGCTCCAGGAGGTAGGGGAAGCAAGCAGTGTGGGTGTCGGGAAGGGCTGCGGTGTCCGGGAACCTCCAGAAGCCTAGGTAGAGACGGGTGAGAGAGCTGCAGTTGAAGAGGGTGTCGGGGAGCGGCGGATTGGCCGCCATCGTCTGGGCGCGGTTGAAGAGAGTGAGTTCTTCGACGCCCTTGGCGGCGAAGAGGCGGAGCCACCGCGACACCTCGGCCCGGTGTGCGTCCAAGGGAGTACCCGTGAGGTAGATGCCGCGGAAGGGACCTGGAtgcgcggcgagggcgcgggACACCGGGACGGTGAGGTCGCCGCAGGGAAGGAGGTGAGCGTCGACGAGGACGAGCGGCActgtatttgccccgtcggattatacatgccaaccatttccctccccgcctcgaactacaggaaccagtccaacgacatatggtcagccgagctcaacgtgagaccacaaaaaataaacatatgcatctcatttctctgcgactactcgactcgccccaggagttgggtgcgagttcctgtactttcgaagcaaagcagcactcggcttaccggtttcgactacctcctactcccggcatgcggttagtacaattcaaactcgatcacagggccaggcaacgaacggtccttaaccgacacaggcagGGTTAGtcattccccgcccggtctccaaattctttttctttctcgcATAATTCAATATTCCATATATTCCAAAATAACTAaataccctatatctcgcgagtgacccgaaatcactcgacttctaccgagatcttattaagcatagcatttctatcgtcccatacatactagtataactacagggaacctagggatcatacaactagagttccaaataattcctaaacctaatgcacaaataatagaaacatatatagATGTCATAAATTGAAGtcataggatgtgcaccggggcttgcctggggttAACACTGAGTCActgttagttagatgatactcgcttggcaAGTACCTTCCTTGGGatcatgcacatcgggatccatccatccatccatcttctagacgtgtccaccattcactgTCTTCTGTCTCGGCTTCAATGTCACATCCCTCACGtagttcatctatcgtacctaaatgaaatgcagcaatgcatatgtatgaatgcacagttctgagttgctcaacaatatagatgctattatttttccttcacgataaagttgtagtctaacaagtagcaaacaatcatatcacatgggcaatcgtttatagagtagttaactacatttataactacccagggcatcatgatcaacggcacaaaagaagttcACTAACTGCACAAACAAGCGGTAGTTGATTCCTATAATATGCAGGTCATGGCTtgctaataattaaataactcagtacataaacaaaaaaaatttcagcaAAAATTATTCTAAATAGAAGGTACAGAGAGCAATCTACTCTGTAAAAATCATATCTTTTCATGCATCCATTTAATccgaacaattcattcattcagacaactcttgaaacaagattgaattatatagGTCAAAACAGAGCAAAACAGAAGTTGAAAATTTAACAGAAGGTCGAAacagggatgaattagctactgtgaatttttcatgattttatctacacagaattaattctgagaaaataaacaaaacaaacatcaatctaacaagattcatttttaacttctgttctagtcatgaactggtgctcaaacttcatggCCAAGCTAATATattcaaaaagaacactcagaaatattttcatgatttaaaaaCAACATAAATTATttctcataattaaagtctactaaacaaggattaaataaaataaatatctaCACAAATCTATAATTAACTAAATTTGTACAGTGGTGTTCATTTAGTATTGtaaatacacagaaaaagtttcatacatatatctaaatcataacatccagaaataaaagaatatattattctactatatctagccaagactagggtttcatctagttaaaaGTATTAACTGgtactcaaatttttacacaaagcTAAGCATGGTATGAAGTATCTACCCACCAAAAATAACCCATAGTtagtgagtagaactcctagaataattataacctatgtaatctaatctttttcctagattaaaatacagacagaaaataaatatgtgcatgtaatgaaagttgtagatcttgttacaagtaatccaaaacatttggatttgaatttttcttatttttgtacgaatttctaggtattttcaaagtttgctgttttttaaaacaaaagaaaaaggaaaggaaatctTGCATCTAGACCCCTGGACTTCTATTTCCTTCTCACCATGGGTCCCTGGCCGGGttgggaaacagaggaggggcgggTGGCCGGAATCCGGTGTGGGGAGGCACCGGAGGTGGGGGCTAGGTTGGGGAAAATGGAGAGGAGTTCGAGCCGCACCTGTGGGTGGTGGTTTGGGGGCTCGGGGTGGTCTGTAGTGGTggcgccacggcgagcggcggaccggcggcgaactgagccgcggtggcggcgctccggcgaggtgtGGAGAGGGCGGCCGGGCCGGTGAGCTTCACTGAGTGGTCGGGATGCCGTTTCGGGGGTTGACTTGGGCGGAGGAGGGCTGGAGAAGGGAGCTCGGCGTGGAGGCCGGGCAGCGGCCATGGCGGTGTGGCCGTTTCGGCGGCGGTGGGGTcaagcggcggcggtgtggcgcGGAGTGAGCGCCAGCGTGGCCGGGTGGTGCTGGCGCGCGCGAAGGCGCGGCCCGGTGCCGCGCGGGCACTGCCCGCGGCTTGCAGCGGCGGCTGGTGGCCATGGCGAGCAGCGCTCgcgcgagagggagagggagaggcgtgggcggctCAGGCAGCATGGAGAGGCTTCGGGAGAGGAGCGTGCTGGCCTGCGAGCGAGACAAGGACGGCATGGGCGGGGACGCGCGTCATgagcgcgcgcgagcggcgtTCGTGGCCAACTtgaccacgacgacgacgcacGGGAGAAAGAGCAGAGAGAGCTACATGTGTGCTTGACATTTTTGACTCAATTTGAATCTTCAAACTTCATTTAAGGCTCCTAATTGAGTGCTAATTGAGGGGTGTTACAGGTACCGAGCGCCAAGCGCGGCTCCAGACTCGGGAGAGCACGGTGGTGCGCGCGGCGTCCTTGACGGGGAGCCGGGAGACGATGTTGCGGAGGAGCGAGGCGGGGAGGGCGCTGATGCGGTCTACTCCGTTGGGGCTCAACTCCAAGCCGGCGTGGTAgaggggagcagcggcggcgacgggcggctCGGGGAGGGCGGAGCAGACATGCTGCGTGACCATCTGCGGCGTGTCCTCCATTTTCTGGAACTCCTCGCCGCCGAGCAGCATCTGCATGAGATCCTCCATGCTGGTGCGGCCGCTGGCGGCGGGGGATGGGGGTGGGGAGTGGCGGCGG from Panicum virgatum strain AP13 chromosome 9K, P.virgatum_v5, whole genome shotgun sequence encodes:
- the LOC120648965 gene encoding F-box/FBD/LRR-repeat protein At1g16930-like, producing MEDLMQMLLGGEEFQKMEDTPQMVTQHVCSALPEPPVAAAAPLYHAGLELSPNGVDRISALPASLLRNIVSRLPVKDAARTTVLSRVWSRAWRSASPVPLVLVDAHLLPCGDLTVPVSRALAAHPGPFRGIYLTGTPLDAHRAEVSRWLRLFAAKGVEELTLFNRAQTMAANPPLPDTLFNCSSLTRLYLGFWRFPDTAALPDTHTACFPYLLELGLCALLMEQRDIAFLIEKCPVLEKLVIVGSRHPVYLRIESRSLICVQVCSAVVPEIVISDAVSLKRLLLWEAWGPGCLANMRCRIKIGHSPNLQSLGFLVPGMHELQIGDTLIEVGGEATVPSLQILAVQVRLGASREAKKLPVLLRCFPNIDTLIVQCEKNVKDHFRGASPKLHQQFWRTTNAMKCVKVSLKELVLHGFQGTVMEMEFLKFIARHGNVLNSIVVFTSHPFKPAMIKQLESIPFASDSCSGVLLVAQFEEGTPWCYKRGFALSIRNPFDVTYCLSGPCGT
- the LOC120649437 gene encoding uncharacterized protein LOC120649437; the protein is MATAMAASASASSSSYSFRCHHHPLSDPRFPPPSRSPASLLARARWVLMDRRAIACHRSDLNLLPLSSTADTFEGDLNVSLILRDPPVLSMALVAHPDVDQAHRAEDPVIRMRGEHPTRWPTVVAADGDRILVQIPGGGNARLLVLTAYAGYASLYSLPPCDPSRPVAGPETGLISRGDEYAVAYMEPPHKSHPSIGFEDLVVVRVFHSTAGEWEPKTLPWPSRGELDDAFAWLFDSCLAMQDGLLWVDYRHGCLLQYDVFSDDATMHRIELPPMAPGTDLDAWKMRSMTVTAGDRVKLVHVQRMTDMTCEISVWLLDNYGYTWSREKLLSMNFGPEVPCFPILGGGDAQMLCLAVPHGQGVTHIYAVKLDDATLLGRHKYDGIVWNLGWNTPYLSSEIAGHIADTPVPHPVHHGPDAYQFVRLDPGASRTKAKID